In the Bacteroidia bacterium genome, TATCAATCTTACTATGCGAAAATGAGCGATCTAAAAAAAGTTCATGTATAAAACTTTTTTTAATTGGAGTAGTGGAAAGGATTCGGCTTTAGCACTGTACTACCTGTTGCAAGATAAAAGATACAGCGTTGAATACCTACTTACTTCTATAAATACTGACTACAACCGAGTAAGTATGCACGGCATAAGAGTAGAGCTACTCCGAAAGCAATTGAATTGCATAGATATTCCGTACGGCTTTATTTCACTATCTCAAAATGCAACTAATGCTGAATATGAAGCACGAATGCGTCAAAGAATAATGGAACTAAAATTCAATGGCTTTGAGTATGCAGCCTTTGGGGACATTTTTTTGGAAGACATTAGAAAATATAGGGAATCACAACTTAATCCACTAAATATAAAAGCCATTTTTCCATTATGGCAAAAAAATACGACCTATCTTATTGAACAATTTATTGAACTAGGATTCAAGGCAATTGTAGTTTGTATCAATACAAGCGTAATGGATACAAGCTTTTTAGGCAGAATCATTGATAAAAGTTTTATCAAGGATTTACCTGCCAATGTCGACCCTTGTGGTGAAAATGGTGAGTTTCATACGTTTTGTTTTGATGGTCCTATTTTCAAGCGTCCTGTTTCTTTTTCCATTGGCGAATTTGTTTTTAGAGAATATAAAAATAGTGTTTCAAGCACAGGATTTTGGTTTTGTGATTTATTATATTAACGTTGAGTTTTGGATTGTAAAAAAGTTTTGGGAGTATAAATAGCAATAAAATGAGATAAGATTTGGATAAATAAAAAAGAACAATAAAATTGCTCTTATGATAATAAACAAAATTGTTATCACCGGGCTTTTATGGAAGCCGACGATTCTTGTAAAGATTTAGATGTATATAGCGCTACTCACACTTTACAAAGCACGAATATGCAAAATAATCAGAGTAAAAAAAACCGCGTTTAACGCACAGTGAAATCATCACCACACTGGCGATATATCATTGTAGATACTACGGACACAGAAATTTCAAATACTACTACGAGTGTGTAATCAGAAATGGAGTATTGCATTTCTGCTTTCCGAATACATGCAATTATGAATGGTTTATACAGTTGATACAAGAGTATTAAGACACATGACCATTCTTGTATATTATCTCTGTATTCGTAACCGTAAAGCATCAGAAGGAATTTGACAGCAAAAA is a window encoding:
- a CDS encoding diphthine--ammonia ligase encodes the protein MYKTFFNWSSGKDSALALYYLLQDKRYSVEYLLTSINTDYNRVSMHGIRVELLRKQLNCIDIPYGFISLSQNATNAEYEARMRQRIMELKFNGFEYAAFGDIFLEDIRKYRESQLNPLNIKAIFPLWQKNTTYLIEQFIELGFKAIVVCINTSVMDTSFLGRIIDKSFIKDLPANVDPCGENGEFHTFCFDGPIFKRPVSFSIGEFVFREYKNSVSSTGFWFCDLLY